Proteins from a genomic interval of Clostridium scatologenes:
- the prmA gene encoding 50S ribosomal protein L11 methyltransferase produces MDKEWIEVSIVTSSEAVEAVTGILYNTEVKGVSIEDPEDIEFKKKHPGDWDYFDESLLNVKEGAIIKGYYKQNEKLDGYLRYIKDSINDLEKFGIDKGKGLITVCKVNEEDWENNWKKYYKPTKVGNRVVVKPIWEEYSKKDDELVVELDPGMAFGTGTHETTRMCIKALEKYVKPESEIFDIGTGSGILAITAAKLKAKEVIGVDLDPVAVKSASENVKYNDVDNIKILHGNLMEVVQGKADIVVANIIADVIIFLTDGVKDFIVPGGRFICSGIILDRKDDVVNKLESSGFSIEEVNVDGEWVCIVAKL; encoded by the coding sequence ATGGATAAGGAATGGATAGAAGTATCAATAGTTACTAGTAGTGAAGCAGTAGAGGCTGTGACAGGTATATTATATAACACTGAAGTTAAAGGAGTTTCGATAGAAGATCCTGAAGATATAGAATTTAAGAAGAAGCATCCAGGAGATTGGGATTACTTTGATGAATCATTATTAAACGTTAAAGAAGGAGCAATAATTAAAGGCTATTACAAACAAAATGAAAAACTTGATGGATACTTAAGATACATAAAAGACAGCATTAATGACCTAGAGAAGTTTGGCATAGATAAGGGCAAAGGTTTGATTACAGTATGCAAAGTAAATGAGGAAGATTGGGAAAATAATTGGAAAAAGTATTATAAACCAACAAAAGTAGGAAACAGGGTGGTAGTAAAACCTATATGGGAAGAGTATTCTAAAAAGGATGATGAATTAGTTGTAGAGCTTGACCCAGGAATGGCTTTTGGGACAGGTACACATGAAACTACAAGAATGTGTATAAAGGCACTAGAGAAATATGTAAAACCTGAATCTGAAATATTTGATATAGGAACAGGATCAGGTATACTTGCTATAACTGCTGCAAAGCTTAAAGCAAAAGAGGTTATAGGTGTAGATTTAGACCCTGTAGCAGTAAAATCTGCATCAGAAAATGTTAAATATAATGACGTTGATAATATAAAAATACTTCACGGAAATCTTATGGAAGTAGTTCAAGGAAAAGCTGATATAGTTGTAGCTAATATTATTGCTGATGTAATAATATTCTTAACAGATGGAGTAAAGGACTTTATAGTTCCAGGTGGAAGATTTATATGTTCTGGCATAATACTAGATAGAAAAGATGATGTTGTAAATAAATTAGAAAGTTCAGGATTCAGTATAGAAGAAGTAAATGTTGATGGGGAATGGGTATGTATAGTTGCAAAACTTTAG
- the dnaJ gene encoding molecular chaperone DnaJ, protein MAKKDYYEVLGLEKGASEDEIKKAFRKSALKYHPDRNPGDKEAEEKFKELNEAYQVLSDPQKKAQYDQYGTTDFNGAGGFEGGFGGFDFSDMGGFGDIFDSFFGGGFGGNGKRRNGPQKGADLEYNLNLTFEEAVFGAEKQVNITRSENCEKCNGTGAKAGTSAHTCDKCGGTGQMRVQRNTPLGSFVSMSTCDKCGGKGKIITDPCPECKGKGKVRKQRKIKINVPAGVDTGNVMPIRGQGEHGNNGGPAGDLYVNIRVMPSDKFKRKGFDIYIDTHISFVKAVLGVELTVPTIDGDVKYDVPAGTQPGTVFRLKGKGVPRVNSHGRGDQYVNVVVDIPKNLNQKQKEALYMYAEASGEMAEGKHNKKSFIDKLKDNLK, encoded by the coding sequence ATGGCGAAAAAGGACTATTATGAAGTGCTTGGACTTGAAAAAGGTGCAAGTGAAGATGAAATAAAAAAGGCGTTTAGAAAATCAGCATTAAAATACCATCCAGATAGAAATCCTGGTGATAAGGAAGCAGAAGAAAAGTTTAAAGAATTAAATGAAGCTTATCAGGTACTTTCAGATCCACAGAAAAAAGCTCAATATGATCAGTATGGAACTACTGATTTTAATGGTGCTGGTGGATTTGAAGGCGGTTTTGGAGGATTTGATTTCTCAGATATGGGAGGCTTCGGAGATATATTTGATTCATTCTTTGGTGGAGGATTTGGTGGAAATGGAAAAAGGAGAAATGGTCCTCAAAAGGGAGCTGACCTTGAATATAACTTGAATTTGACTTTTGAAGAAGCTGTTTTTGGAGCTGAAAAGCAGGTAAACATAACAAGAAGCGAAAATTGTGAAAAATGTAATGGAACAGGAGCTAAGGCAGGAACAAGTGCACATACTTGTGATAAATGTGGTGGGACTGGTCAAATGAGAGTTCAAAGGAATACTCCATTAGGAAGCTTTGTAAGTATGAGTACTTGTGATAAGTGCGGTGGTAAAGGAAAAATAATAACGGATCCTTGTCCAGAATGTAAGGGAAAAGGAAAAGTAAGAAAACAAAGAAAAATAAAAATAAATGTACCAGCAGGTGTAGACACTGGAAATGTAATGCCTATAAGGGGTCAGGGCGAGCATGGAAATAATGGTGGCCCAGCAGGAGATTTGTATGTAAATATAAGAGTAATGCCTAGTGATAAATTTAAGAGGAAAGGCTTTGATATTTATATAGATACTCATATAAGTTTTGTAAAAGCTGTTTTAGGAGTAGAATTAACAGTGCCAACTATAGATGGAGATGTTAAATATGATGTTCCAGCAGGAACTCAGCCTGGAACTGTGTTTAGATTAAAAGGCAAAGGAGTACCTAGGGTTAACTCACATGGCAGAGGAGATCAATATGTTAATGTGGTAGTAGATATTCCTAAGAACTTAAACCAGAAACAGAAAGAAGCTCTTTATATGTATGCTGAAGCAAGTGGTGAAATGGCAGAAGGAAAACACAATAAAAAATCTTTTATTGACAAGCTAAAAGATAATTTAAAATAA
- the dnaK gene encoding molecular chaperone DnaK, giving the protein MSKVIGIDLGTTNSCVAVMEGGEPVVITNSEGARTTPSVVSFQANGERLVGQVAKRQAITNPDKTIISIKRHMGTNHKTNIDGKDYTPQEISAMVLQKIKADAEAYLGETVTQAVITVPAYFNDSQRQATKDAGKIAGLEVLRIINEPTAASLAYGMDKMDTNQKIFVYDLGGGTFDVSILELGDGVFEVKSTNGDTKLGGDDFDEKIMNYIADTFKAENGIDLRNDKMAVQRLKEAAEKAKIELSSSMQTSINLPFITADATGPKHIDMTLTRAKFNELTHDLVQRTIEPMKKALQDAGLTINDVNKVILVGGSTRIPAVQEAVKEFTGKEPSKGVNPDECVAVGASIQAGVLTGDVKDVLLLDVTPLTLGIETLGGVATPLIERNTTIPTKKSQVFSTAADGQTSVEIHVVQGERQMAADNKTLGRFTLSGIAPAPRGVPQIEVTFDIDANGIVNVSAKDKGTGKEANITITASTNLSDDEIDNAVKDAEKFAEEDKKRKESIEVKNNADQAVYQTEKTLKDLGDKVSAEDKSNIEEKIKAVNAVKDGDDLEAIKKATEDLTQAFYAVSSKIYQAANPQGAEGAQGAGFDPNNMGGAAGAGQNNAGPKNDDNVVDADYKVENDK; this is encoded by the coding sequence ATGTCAAAAGTTATAGGAATTGATTTAGGAACAACAAATTCATGTGTAGCAGTTATGGAAGGTGGAGAACCAGTAGTTATAACAAACTCAGAAGGAGCAAGAACAACTCCATCAGTAGTTTCATTCCAAGCAAATGGTGAAAGATTAGTAGGACAGGTAGCAAAAAGACAGGCAATAACAAATCCTGATAAAACAATAATATCAATAAAGAGACATATGGGAACAAACCATAAAACAAATATAGATGGAAAAGATTATACTCCACAGGAAATATCAGCAATGGTACTTCAAAAAATAAAGGCTGATGCTGAAGCTTACCTTGGTGAAACAGTTACTCAAGCTGTTATAACAGTTCCAGCTTATTTTAATGATAGCCAAAGACAGGCAACAAAAGATGCTGGAAAAATAGCAGGACTTGAAGTATTAAGAATAATAAATGAACCAACAGCAGCATCACTTGCTTATGGTATGGATAAAATGGATACAAATCAAAAAATATTTGTATATGACTTAGGTGGAGGTACTTTCGATGTATCTATACTAGAACTTGGTGATGGTGTATTTGAAGTTAAATCTACAAACGGTGATACAAAACTTGGTGGAGATGACTTTGATGAAAAGATAATGAACTATATAGCAGATACATTTAAAGCTGAAAATGGAATAGACTTAAGAAATGATAAAATGGCTGTACAAAGATTAAAAGAAGCAGCTGAAAAAGCTAAAATCGAATTATCATCATCAATGCAGACTAGCATAAATCTTCCATTTATAACAGCAGATGCAACTGGTCCAAAACATATAGATATGACTTTAACTAGAGCTAAATTTAATGAATTAACTCATGATTTAGTTCAAAGAACAATAGAGCCAATGAAAAAAGCACTTCAAGATGCTGGACTTACAATTAACGATGTAAACAAAGTTATACTTGTTGGTGGATCTACAAGAATACCAGCAGTTCAAGAAGCAGTTAAAGAGTTTACAGGAAAAGAACCTTCAAAGGGAGTTAACCCAGATGAATGTGTTGCTGTAGGAGCTTCTATACAAGCAGGAGTTTTAACTGGAGATGTTAAAGATGTATTACTTCTTGATGTTACTCCATTGACACTTGGTATAGAAACTTTAGGAGGAGTTGCTACTCCATTGATTGAAAGAAATACTACTATACCAACTAAAAAGAGTCAGGTATTCTCAACAGCTGCAGACGGACAGACTTCTGTTGAAATACATGTAGTTCAAGGTGAAAGACAAATGGCTGCTGACAACAAAACTCTTGGAAGATTTACACTTTCAGGAATAGCTCCAGCACCAAGAGGAGTTCCTCAAATAGAAGTTACTTTTGATATAGATGCTAATGGTATAGTTAATGTTTCTGCTAAGGATAAAGGAACAGGAAAAGAAGCAAACATCACAATTACTGCTTCAACTAACTTAAGTGATGATGAAATAGATAATGCTGTTAAAGATGCAGAAAAATTTGCAGAAGAAGATAAAAAGAGAAAAGAATCTATAGAAGTAAAGAATAATGCTGATCAGGCTGTTTATCAAACAGAAAAGACATTAAAAGATCTTGGAGATAAAGTATCAGCAGAAGATAAATCTAATATAGAAGAAAAAATAAAAGCTGTTAATGCAGTAAAAGATGGAGATGATTTAGAAGCTATAAAGAAAGCTACTGAAGATTTAACTCAAGCTTTCTATGCAGTATCATCAAAAATCTACCAAGCAGCAAATCCACAAGGAGCAGAAGGAGCACAAGGTGCAGGATTTGATCCAAACAACATGGGTGGAGCAGCTGGTGCAGGACAAAATAATGCAGGACCAAAGAATGATGACAATGTAGTAGATGCAGATTATAAAGTTGAAAATGACAAATAA
- the grpE gene encoding nucleotide exchange factor GrpE, with translation MSKEEQVKVEEQSELIEENVEEEKVDKDQDVNEEEKDENSQEDDLKSQESLVDEIKSENEKLAKEISRLDNENQTFKDRLARTVAEYDNFRKRTVKEKEGIYTNACEDILKEFLPVLDNLERAITVDGSVEDLKKGIEMTIKQFSDALEKLEVEEIGADGEFDPNVHNAVMHVDDEQYGKNQVVEVFQKGYKRGDKVLRHSMVKVAN, from the coding sequence ATGTCGAAGGAAGAACAAGTTAAGGTGGAAGAGCAGAGTGAATTAATTGAAGAAAATGTGGAAGAAGAAAAAGTTGATAAAGATCAAGATGTAAATGAAGAAGAAAAAGATGAAAATTCACAAGAGGATGATCTAAAATCACAAGAATCTTTAGTTGATGAAATAAAAAGTGAAAATGAAAAATTAGCTAAAGAAATTAGTAGATTAGATAATGAAAATCAAACTTTTAAGGATAGATTGGCAAGAACAGTGGCAGAATATGATAACTTTAGAAAAAGAACTGTAAAGGAAAAAGAAGGCATATATACAAATGCTTGCGAAGATATCCTAAAGGAGTTTTTACCAGTACTAGATAACCTTGAAAGAGCTATAACTGTGGATGGCAGTGTAGAAGATTTGAAAAAGGGAATAGAAATGACTATAAAGCAATTTAGTGATGCTTTAGAAAAGTTAGAAGTAGAAGAAATTGGAGCAGATGGAGAATTTGATCCTAATGTCCATAATGCAGTAATGCATGTTGATGATGAACAGTATGGAAAAAATCAAGTAGTAGAAGTATTCCAAAAGGGATACAAAAGAGGCGATAAAGTTTTAAGACATAGTATGGTTAAAGTTGCAAATTAA
- the hrcA gene encoding heat-inducible transcriptional repressor HrcA yields MEMDERKIKILQAIINDFINTAEPVGSRTIAKKYNLGISSATIRNEMADLEEMGYLEQLHTSSGRKPSDKGYRLYVDKLMHLPHLTPEEEYMIKTHILNTALFEVDRILKQATSILSELTRMACIVKAPSVGKSSIKHVQLLDIDCNNILLLIITDSGLIKNNVIRVGKAVASDVLTKLSNVLNTRLKNLNCDQINLEVINNLRSDLKGYDDIFNAIIPVLYESLNTVDKSEIYTEGSTNIFNYPEYKDIERAREFLSLLDNKDKISGLLNSGANMSVKIGTENFVEGAEQCSVISAIYSINDKPVGEIGVIGPTRMPYSKIISLMANVVKELNYILTHMYPQDG; encoded by the coding sequence ATGGAAATGGATGAAAGGAAAATAAAAATACTTCAGGCAATAATAAATGATTTTATAAATACTGCTGAACCTGTAGGATCCAGGACCATAGCAAAAAAGTATAATTTGGGTATAAGTTCTGCTACTATAAGAAATGAAATGGCAGACCTTGAAGAAATGGGATATCTTGAACAACTTCATACTTCTTCTGGGAGAAAACCGTCCGATAAGGGATATAGACTTTATGTAGATAAGCTTATGCATTTACCTCATTTAACACCTGAAGAAGAATATATGATAAAAACACATATTTTAAATACAGCATTGTTTGAGGTAGATAGGATATTAAAACAAGCTACTTCTATTTTATCTGAATTAACTAGAATGGCCTGTATTGTAAAAGCTCCATCTGTAGGAAAAAGCTCAATAAAGCATGTTCAGCTTTTAGATATTGATTGTAATAATATATTATTGTTAATAATTACAGATAGTGGATTAATAAAGAATAATGTAATTAGGGTAGGTAAAGCTGTTGCTTCAGATGTGCTTACAAAGTTAAGCAATGTGTTAAATACTAGATTGAAAAATTTGAATTGTGATCAAATAAATTTAGAAGTTATAAATAACTTAAGAAGTGATTTAAAAGGATATGATGATATATTTAATGCTATAATTCCTGTATTATATGAAAGTTTAAATACAGTTGATAAATCTGAAATTTATACTGAAGGTTCAACTAATATATTCAATTATCCTGAGTATAAGGACATAGAAAGAGCACGTGAGTTTTTGTCATTGTTAGATAATAAAGATAAAATAAGTGGGCTTTTAAACAGTGGTGCTAATATGTCTGTAAAAATAGGAACTGAAAATTTTGTAGAAGGTGCAGAACAATGCAGCGTAATTTCAGCAATATATAGTATAAATGACAAGCCTGTAGGAGAAATAGGAGTAATTGGACCAACTAGAATGCCTTATTCAAAGATAATATCTTTAATGGCTAATGTAGTTAAAGAGTTAAATTATATCCTAACCCATATGTATCCTCAAGATGGATAA
- the hemW gene encoding radical SAM family heme chaperone HemW, giving the protein MIESETIREDKEVALYIHIPFCKQKCLYCDFPSFANKENLMLDYSKALASDIESCCSRSIKTIFIGGGTPTYLTLEAWNNIKKAIDRLKKTEDLEFTVEGNPGTFTKEKLKFLKEMGVNRLSIGLQCWQNNILKKLGRIHNVKDFIKSYEMARDIGFENINVDLMFGLPDQNIEQWEETLDKIVKLNPEHISCYSLIIEEGTPFYSMDQKGKLILPEEEIERKMYRYGIKFLKSKGYRQYEISNFSKPGKECKHNLVYWNLQEYIGCGSGAHSYIGNLRYRKSENIQEYIKNVKENKNLELDKHENSKEDNIEEFVFMGLRKISGISITEFNSRFGVDIYNIYPNVIKKYVDNGIIICEDDKLFLSKRGIEVSNSVMCDFILT; this is encoded by the coding sequence ATGATAGAAAGTGAAACTATCCGTGAAGATAAAGAAGTAGCTTTGTATATTCATATTCCATTTTGCAAACAAAAGTGTTTATACTGTGATTTCCCTTCTTTTGCTAATAAAGAAAACCTTATGTTAGACTATTCAAAGGCTTTAGCAAGTGACATAGAAAGTTGTTGTAGCAGGAGTATAAAGACTATATTTATAGGTGGGGGGACTCCCACCTATTTGACTTTAGAAGCATGGAATAATATTAAAAAGGCTATAGATAGATTAAAAAAAACTGAAGACTTAGAATTTACTGTAGAAGGAAATCCAGGAACTTTTACAAAAGAAAAATTAAAATTTTTAAAAGAAATGGGAGTTAATAGGCTTAGTATAGGACTTCAATGCTGGCAAAACAATATATTGAAAAAATTAGGAAGGATTCATAATGTTAAGGATTTTATTAAAAGTTATGAAATGGCAAGAGACATAGGGTTTGAAAATATAAATGTAGATTTAATGTTTGGATTACCAGATCAAAACATTGAGCAATGGGAAGAAACTCTAGACAAAATAGTAAAGTTAAATCCAGAGCATATATCTTGTTATAGTCTTATAATTGAAGAAGGTACTCCTTTTTACTCCATGGATCAAAAAGGAAAATTAATTTTGCCAGAAGAAGAAATAGAAAGAAAAATGTATAGATATGGCATAAAATTTTTAAAAAGCAAAGGTTATAGACAATATGAAATATCTAATTTTTCAAAACCAGGTAAAGAGTGTAAACATAATTTAGTATATTGGAATTTGCAAGAATATATTGGATGTGGCTCAGGAGCTCATTCTTATATAGGTAATTTAAGATATAGGAAAAGTGAAAACATACAAGAGTACATCAAAAATGTAAAAGAAAATAAGAATTTAGAACTTGATAAGCATGAAAATTCGAAAGAGGATAATATAGAAGAATTCGTTTTTATGGGACTTAGAAAAATATCTGGAATATCTATAACAGAATTTAATAGTAGATTTGGTGTAGATATTTATAATATATATCCTAATGTCATAAAAAAATATGTAGATAATGGCATCATTATATGTGAAGATGATAAATTGTTTTTAAGTAAAAGAGGTATAGAAGTGTCTAATAGTGTCATGTGTGACTTTATATTAACTTAA
- the lepA gene encoding translation elongation factor 4 — protein sequence MQSERQKYIRNFSIVAHIDHGKSTLADRLIEKTGTLTEREMDEQVLDNMELEKERGITIKSQAVRLVYKRDDGHEYILNLIDTPGHVDFNYEVSRSLAACEGAILVVDATQGIQAQTLANCYLALDHDLEIVPVINKIDLPSSRADEVKQEIEDVIGIEASDAPLVSAKTGLNIEDVLEAIVEKVPAPQGDEEAPLRALIFDSSYDSYRGVVCHLRVKEGTIKPGTKIKLMVTGKVYEVVETGVFAPRYMPVSELKAGDVGYFTASIKNVRDARVGDTVTEADRPAKEALPGYRPAIPMVYSGIYPVDGAKYGELKDALEKLQVNDAALAFEPETSIALGFGFRCGFLGLLHMDVIQERIEREFNLDIITTAPSVIYKIGKTDGEVIELTNPTNLPDVSEIKYMEEPIVKASIITPSDFVGAVMELAQNRRGTFKDMQYIETTRVSLNYEIPLNEIIYDFFDALKSRTKGYASLDYELRGYKDAKLVKLDILLNAEIVDALSMIVPEERAYARGRAIAEKLKEIIPRQMFEIPIQAAVGSKVIARETIKAMRKDVLAKCYGGDISRKKKLLEKQKEGKKRMRQVGSVEVPQEAFMAVLKTGE from the coding sequence ATGCAGAGCGAAAGGCAAAAATATATAAGAAATTTTTCTATAGTTGCTCATATAGATCATGGAAAGTCTACACTTGCTGATAGATTAATAGAAAAAACAGGAACCCTTACAGAAAGAGAAATGGATGAACAGGTTCTTGATAACATGGAACTTGAAAAAGAAAGAGGAATAACAATAAAATCACAAGCAGTGAGACTTGTTTATAAAAGAGATGATGGACATGAATATATTTTAAATCTTATAGATACTCCTGGTCATGTAGACTTTAATTACGAAGTATCTAGAAGTTTGGCTGCTTGTGAAGGTGCTATACTTGTGGTTGATGCTACACAGGGTATACAAGCACAAACTCTAGCAAACTGCTATCTAGCACTAGATCATGATTTAGAAATTGTTCCTGTAATAAATAAAATAGATTTGCCTAGTTCTAGGGCGGATGAAGTTAAGCAGGAAATAGAAGATGTAATAGGAATTGAGGCATCAGATGCACCTTTAGTATCAGCAAAAACAGGCCTCAATATAGAAGATGTATTGGAAGCTATAGTGGAAAAGGTACCAGCACCACAAGGGGACGAAGAGGCTCCTTTAAGAGCACTTATATTTGATTCATCTTATGACAGTTACAGAGGAGTAGTGTGCCATTTAAGAGTAAAAGAAGGAACTATAAAACCTGGTACAAAAATAAAACTAATGGTTACAGGAAAAGTATATGAAGTAGTTGAAACAGGAGTATTTGCACCTAGATATATGCCTGTTAGTGAATTAAAAGCAGGAGATGTTGGATATTTCACAGCATCTATTAAAAATGTTAGGGATGCTCGTGTAGGAGATACAGTAACAGAGGCTGATAGACCAGCTAAAGAAGCATTACCAGGATATAGACCAGCAATACCTATGGTATATAGTGGTATTTATCCTGTAGATGGAGCGAAATATGGTGAGTTAAAGGATGCACTTGAAAAGTTGCAGGTAAATGATGCTGCACTAGCTTTTGAACCAGAAACTTCTATTGCCTTGGGATTTGGATTTAGATGTGGATTCTTAGGACTTCTTCATATGGATGTAATACAGGAAAGAATAGAAAGAGAATTTAATTTAGATATTATAACTACAGCACCATCTGTTATATATAAAATAGGAAAAACTGATGGAGAAGTTATAGAACTTACTAATCCTACAAATCTTCCAGATGTTTCAGAAATAAAGTATATGGAAGAACCTATAGTAAAAGCGTCTATAATAACACCATCAGATTTTGTTGGAGCTGTTATGGAACTTGCTCAAAACAGGCGTGGAACCTTTAAGGATATGCAGTATATAGAAACTACAAGAGTATCTTTAAATTATGAAATACCTTTAAATGAAATAATATATGACTTTTTTGATGCTCTAAAGTCAAGAACTAAAGGGTATGCATCTTTAGATTATGAACTAAGGGGATATAAGGATGCTAAATTAGTTAAATTAGATATTCTTTTAAACGCAGAAATAGTAGATGCATTATCCATGATAGTTCCAGAAGAAAGAGCGTATGCTAGGGGTAGAGCTATAGCAGAAAAATTAAAAGAGATAATACCAAGACAGATGTTTGAAATACCAATTCAAGCTGCAGTAGGAAGTAAAGTTATAGCTAGAGAAACAATTAAAGCCATGAGAAAAGATGTTTTAGCAAAGTGTTATGGTGGAGATATATCTAGAAAGAAAAAGTTACTTGAAAAGCAAAAAGAAGGAAAGAAGAGAATGAGACAGGTTGGAAGTGTAGAAGTTCCACAGGAAGCATTTATGGCAGTACTTAAGACAGGAGAATAA
- a CDS encoding stage II sporulation protein P — protein sequence MGYRRNNTKNNLALRLYIIMMSLFIIIIVPFVAKANSYSSNVKRNLFYVQVLNFTMPAVKATSFNEDDMAESRFSLSESVLNVLGLKMNNPMSVLSKEISYMNLDNISSRNDANVNFNQFKLDEKQVSKNTSKSNDSSNGNLNLENKAVNLYDPKLKKNLNTSKPEVFIYHTHTTESYKPGNAISFDTSQNVCAVGDVLIDELQKNYGISGINDKTVHDAEAYTQSYERSSVTVDKYLKQYKDFKLVIDLHRDSVDDKKAVTIKLNGENVAKFMIVMARKNPHFDKNMDLANKIIQTSDKLFPGFCKGVCYYNYGTRYFNQDKSNNAILIEIGADINTTDEAKASAKYLARIIAECLNK from the coding sequence GTGGGATACAGAAGAAATAATACAAAAAATAACTTGGCATTGAGATTATACATTATAATGATGAGTTTATTTATCATCATCATAGTACCTTTTGTAGCTAAAGCTAATTCTTATAGTAGTAATGTAAAAAGAAACCTATTCTATGTACAGGTTTTGAATTTTACTATGCCAGCGGTTAAGGCAACTTCTTTTAATGAAGATGATATGGCAGAAAGTAGATTTTCGTTAAGTGAATCGGTATTAAATGTATTAGGATTAAAAATGAACAATCCTATGTCAGTTTTATCAAAAGAAATATCTTATATGAATTTGGATAATATTAGTTCAAGAAATGATGCGAATGTGAATTTTAACCAATTTAAGTTAGATGAAAAACAAGTTTCAAAGAACACTTCAAAATCAAATGATAGTTCTAATGGAAATTTAAATTTAGAAAATAAAGCCGTAAATCTTTATGATCCAAAATTGAAAAAAAACTTAAATACTAGTAAGCCAGAAGTATTTATATATCACACTCATACTACAGAAAGCTATAAACCAGGTAATGCTATAAGTTTTGATACATCTCAAAATGTTTGTGCAGTAGGTGATGTATTAATAGATGAATTGCAGAAAAATTACGGAATTTCTGGAATAAATGATAAAACAGTGCATGATGCAGAGGCCTATACTCAAAGCTATGAGCGATCATCTGTGACAGTAGACAAATATTTAAAACAGTATAAAGATTTTAAATTAGTAATAGATTTGCATAGAGATTCTGTAGATGATAAAAAAGCAGTTACTATTAAATTGAATGGGGAAAATGTAGCTAAATTTATGATTGTTATGGCCAGAAAAAATCCACACTTTGATAAAAATATGGATTTGGCAAATAAAATAATACAAACTTCAGATAAATTGTTTCCAGGTTTTTGTAAAGGTGTATGTTACTATAACTATGGAACAAGGTATTTTAATCAAGATAAAAGCAATAATGCAATATTAATAGAAATAGGTGCAGATATAAATACTACTGATGAGGCAAAAGCATCAGCTAAATATCTTGCTAGAATAATAGCAGAATGTCTTAATAAATAG
- the gpr gene encoding GPR endopeptidase, translating into MFGIRTDLAVEATEIYKQENNGEIPGVEVKEDCIDDIKTTTVRVVTDVGEKMMGKPKGTYITIDMPKFTYYDGDTMEQVSEVLGKTLSEMISVDDSMTALVVGLGNWNVTPDALGPKVVSKLMITRHLKQLVPDKIDEGIRPVCAIAPGVLGLTGIETGEIVKGVVEKIKPNLIVCIDALASRKMDRVNSTIQIGNTGISPGSGVGNRRMEISENVLGIPVIAIGVPTVVDAATMANDTIDMVLDEMIKQSKKDSKFYNMLKSLDKDEKQNMIEQLLDPYVGNLMVTPKEVDLVIDSISKVIANGINIALQPALDLEDINKFLN; encoded by the coding sequence ATGTTTGGTATAAGAACTGATTTGGCTGTTGAAGCTACAGAAATTTATAAACAAGAAAATAATGGAGAAATACCTGGAGTGGAGGTGAAAGAAGACTGTATAGATGATATAAAAACAACTACAGTTAGAGTAGTAACCGATGTAGGAGAAAAAATGATGGGGAAGCCTAAAGGAACATATATAACCATAGATATGCCAAAGTTTACTTACTATGATGGTGATACTATGGAACAGGTTAGTGAAGTTCTTGGCAAAACTTTATCTGAAATGATAAGCGTAGATGACAGCATGACAGCTCTAGTAGTAGGGCTAGGAAATTGGAATGTAACTCCTGATGCTTTAGGACCTAAGGTAGTATCTAAATTAATGATTACAAGACATTTAAAACAATTAGTTCCAGATAAAATAGATGAGGGCATACGTCCTGTATGTGCTATAGCACCAGGAGTTTTAGGTCTTACAGGAATAGAGACAGGAGAAATTGTAAAAGGAGTAGTAGAAAAAATAAAGCCTAATTTAATAGTATGTATAGATGCATTAGCTTCAAGAAAAATGGATAGAGTAAATTCAACAATTCAGATAGGTAATACAGGAATATCTCCGGGTTCAGGAGTTGGAAATAGGAGAATGGAAATAAGCGAAAATGTTTTAGGAATACCAGTAATAGCTATAGGTGTTCCAACTGTTGTAGATGCAGCTACAATGGCTAATGATACTATTGATATGGTATTAGATGAAATGATAAAACAATCTAAAAAGGATAGTAAATTCTATAATATGTTAAAATCTTTAGATAAAGATGAAAAGCAGAATATGATTGAACAACTTTTAGATCCATATGTAGGAAACTTAATGGTAACTCCTAAAGAAGTAGATTTAGTTATAGATTCAATTTCTAAAGTAATAGCTAATGGAATAAACATAGCTCTTCAGCCAGCTTTAGATTTAGAAGATATAAATAAGTTCTTAAATTAG